The following are from one region of the Magallana gigas chromosome 6, xbMagGiga1.1, whole genome shotgun sequence genome:
- the LOC105336847 gene encoding uncharacterized protein, with product MEKGKATGSESKSEATEMTQNKEDKDETTEDPTKKNDNKSAPNLDTKTQEVNIDGTPPMSEPCAEVSDSSNEDNKKLLNPQRLPGDGEHQLGEGPQKTAQEEEEVIEEDDDEGIDVSDGIDLDGDGRIKLFERGLENEKKGKLKSALKCYMACLRGLKPHTNFPLLPQCLRNVADIFYRQEQYEKAIHFIQAEKIYYESALIDTTDIQMKLEEAQKDQTLPSDVTEDTIRADEFEELAKICLDKKQPQLALEYAGKATKIRQSILGDNHPVTISSLDFFTKVYAEAGADQYQDSMKRFENQGAGDPSDQDVETMIPQSSEREPQSILRRRKPGERDAEKRVRFDDSVKKSEDEEQCAKIFLWILFAICGVILLILGVYLYCHISSGSSCQSYKHQIKHVWDRIKYYYYHYTQSKLRKFV from the exons ATGGAGAAGGGAAAAGCCACAGGTAGTGAAAGTAAATCTGAAGCCACTGAGATGACACAAAATAAAGAAGACAAAGATGAAACCACAGAAGACCCCACAAAAAAGAATGATAACAAATCAGCCCCAAACCTGGACACGAAAACTCAAGAAGTAAATATTGATGGTACGCCACCTATGTCAGAACCCTGTGCAGAAGTGTCAGACTCCTCTAATGAAGACAATAAAAAGTTGTTGAATCCTCAAAGACTGCCAGGTGATGGAGAACACCAGCTGGGAGAAGGGCCGCAGAAGACTGCACAAGAGGAAGAGGAAGTTATAGAAGAAGATGATG ATGAAGGAATTGATGTATCTGATGGCATAGACCTAGATGGAGATGGGAGGATTAAACTTTTTGAAAGAGGCcttgaaaatgagaaaaaaggGAAATTAAAATCTGCATTGAAGTGTTACATGGCTTGTCTACGAGGATTAAAACCTCACACTAACTTTCCTTTGCTGCCCCAGTGTCTCAGAAAT GTTGCAGATATATTTTACAGACAAGAACAAT ATGAAAAGGCTATACATTTTATTCAAGCAGAGAAGATTTACTATGAGTCAGCTTTGATAGACACAACAGACATACAGATGAAGTTAG AGGAGGCCCAGAAGGACCAAACCCTGCCCTCAGACGTCACCGAGGACACAATCAGAGCAGACGAATTTGAGGAGCTGGCTAAAATATGTCTTGACAAAAAACA ACCACAGCTGGCCTTGGAATATGCAGGAaag GCCACCAAGATCCGACAGAGCATTCTGGGGGACAACCATCCAGTGACCATCAGCAGTCTGGATTTCTTTACCAAGGTGTATGCTGAGGCTGGGGCTGATCAGTATCAAG ATAGTATGAAGAGATTTGAGAATCAAGGAGCGGGGGACCCCAGTGATCAGGATGTGGAGACGATGATTCCTCAGTCCTCAGAGAGGGAGCCACAGTCCATCCTCAGGCGGAGAAAACCAG gaGAAAGAGATGCAGAAAAGAGAGTGCGATTTGATGACTCTGTGAAAAAGAGTGAAGATG AGGAGCAGTGTGCCAAGATATTTCTGTGGATCCTGTTCGCGATCTGTGGGGTGATTCTATTGATCCTGGGGGTGTACCTGTACTGTCACATCTCGTCCGGCAGCTCCTGTCAGTCCTACAAACATCAGATCAAGCATGTCTGGGACCGCATCAAgtactactactaccactacaCACAGTCCAAACTTAGGAAGTTTGTCTGA
- the LOC105336843 gene encoding uncharacterized protein has protein sequence MEAMNSTDRLMDNATQKSMDNATQRTQSVLQDGYDLPVYGLDTGWFLYIHVPALCCIFVSLLCASAVLVVSFRSQTRPFFSWMRSERFVVYLSMCDVLFNITQSLGHLQMVITKDHVYPVQLCEFYSFFLEFIAPAQFLMTHVAAFNAFGLVFLQKKLEFGKYDWKLLVINFGVPFVLSASAALSGYYGPMGYGCQFDPIKGDVAQIFFSTVPMTMVLVINVVLYVLTWWKIHTESKRIKTIHENEAQTLLASHKASKLMSLFVTAFFVQWWALGIVSVWHNFAVVPQQFITVLVMFTNLGGVLRGVVYIIIKRRTDRNYINKPLKSSSQMSADSGISNSTTNVSVIDTHI, from the exons ATGGAGGCAATGAATTCGACAGATAGGTTGATGGACAATGCTACACAAAAGTCGATGGACAACGCCACACAAAGGACCCAGTCCGTTCTACAGGACGGGTACGACCTGCCTGTATACGGCCTGGACACGGGCTGGTTCCTTTATATCCACGTTCCTGCCCTATGCTGTATCTTTGTGAGCCTGCTCTGCGCCTCTGCTGTTCTCGTAGTTTCTTTTCGGAGCCAAACAAGACCTTTTTTCAGCTGGATGAGAAGCGAACGTTTCGTTGTTTATTTGTCGATGTGCGACGTACTATTCAATATAACCCAGAGCCTAGGCCATCTCCAGATGGTCATCACCAAAGATCACGTGTATCCGGTACAGTTGTGCGAGTTCTACTCCTTCTTCCTCGAGTTTATTGCACCCGCCCAATTTTTGATGACTCATGTAGCAGCTTTCAATGCATTTGGACTCGTTTTCCTACAGAAGAAGTTGGAATTTGGAAAATATGACTGGAAACTTCTCGTGATAAACTTTGGCGTGCCTTTTGTGTTGTCAGCCAGTGCTGCATTATCAGGATATTATGGACCAATGGGATATGG ctGTCAATTCGACCCCATCAAGGGAGACGTTGCCCAGATTTTCTTTTCAACTGTTCCAATGACTATGGTTCTAGTCATAAACGTGGTACTATACGTGCTGACATGGTGGAAAATCCACACGGAGTCGAAGCGAATTAAAACCATACACGAGAACGAGGCACAAACTCTCCTAGCATCACACAAGGCATCAAAACTGATGAGTCTGTTTGTGACCGCTTTTTTCGTTCAGTGGTGGGCCCTGGGCATCGTCAGCGTGTGGCACAACTTTGCAGTGGTCCCTCAGCAGTTCATCACCGTTTTGGTAATGTTCACCAACCTTGGAGGAGTGCTGAGAGGGGTTGTTTATATCATCATCAAAAGAAGGACGGATCGCAATTATATCAATAAGCCCCTCAAAAGTTCCAGTCAAATGTCCGCGGATTCTGGAATCAGTAACAGTACCACCAATGTGTCCGTCATAGACACCCATATCTAG
- the LOC105336844 gene encoding uncharacterized protein: MEAVNSTRMSMDNSTQKLMGNATERTQSVLQDGYDLPVYGLDTGWFLYIHVPALCCIFLSLFCASAVIIASFRSQTRPFFSWMRSERFVVYLSMCDALFNVTHSMDHLQMVITKDHVYPEELCEFYSFFIGEFVSAQLLMTNVAAINAFGLIYLQKQFKLGKYDWKLLLYTFGVPFVLSVCAVNFGYYGPSGSYCYFDGVKGAFANIFFTTVPMTVVLVINVVLYVMTWWKIHTESKRIKTMLGNEAQTIRASHKAAKLMSLFVTAFFVQWWALGIISVWQNFAVVPQQFFTVVVMFTNLGGVLNGIVYIIIKRRRDRNYSSKPLKSSSQMSADSGISNSTTNVSVIDTQV, translated from the exons ATGGAGGCGGTGAATTCGACACGCATGTCGATGGACAACTCTACACAAAAGTTGATGGGCAACGCCACAGAAAGGACCCAGTCCGTTTTACAGGACGGGTACGACCTGCCTGTGTACGGCCTGGACACGGGCTGGTTCCTTTATATCCACGTCCCTGCCCTTTGCTGTATCTTTTTGAGCCTGTTCTGCGCCTCTGCTGTTATCATAGCGTCCTTTCGGAGCCAAACAAGACCTTTTTTCAGCTGGATGAGAAGCGAacgttttgtagtttatttgtcgATGTGTGACGCACTGTTTAATGTGACACATAGCATGGACCATCTTCAGATGGTCATCACCAAAGATCACGTGTATCCGGAAGAGTTGTGCGAATTCTACTCCTTCTTTATCGGGGAATTTGTCTCTGCTCAACTCCTGATGACGAATGTAGCGGCCATAAACGCATTTGGACTTATCTACCTACAAAAGCAGTTTAAACTTGGCAAATATGACTGGAAGCTTCTTTTGTATACCTTTGGCGTACCTTTCGTGTTGTCAGTATGTGCCGTGAATTTCGGATATTACGGACCATCTGGATCTTA TTGCTATTTCGACGGAGTCAAAGGAGCCTTTGCCAACATTTTCTTCACGACTGTTCCAATGACAGTGGTTCTGGTTATAAACGTGGTACTATACGTGATGACATGGTGGAAAATCCACACAGAGTCGAAGCGAATCAAAACCATGCTTGGAAACGAGGCTCAAACTATCCGCGCGTCCCACAAAGCGGCAAAACTGATGAGTCTGTTTGTGACAGCTTTTTTCGTTCAGTGGTGGGCCCTGGGCATCATCAGTGTTTGGCAAAACTTTGCAGTGGTCCCTCAGCAGTTCTTTACCGTTGTGGTCATGTTCACCAACCTTGGTGGTGTATTGAATGGGATTGTGTATATCATCATCAAAAGAAGGAGAGACCGCAATTATAGCTCTAAGCCCCTCAAAAGTTCCAGTCAGATGTCTGCGGATTCTGGAATCAGTAACAGTACCACCAATGTGTCCGTCATAGACACACAGGTCTAA
- the LOC105336845 gene encoding 5'-3' exonuclease PLD3 → MDSNIQYDMPLDPDLVFGKKKKSVGLRNVFFGILFASTIGVAVGLVVYYFVGYQHSKSDDTPKPVHAAPVCQDQCVLSLVESIPVGLTYKAGSPSHPSTFSGLMNLMEAATKSIEIASFYWTLNGSDIAFHDNSSWEGETVLKTLAKAGHDRKIPIKIAQNEPNGVNANTDYLAKYAGAQVRTLNFKKWFGSGILHTKMWLIDRQHFYVGSANLDWRSLTQVKELGAVVYNCSCLAKDMGKIFDVYLMLGAPNATIPQNWPPNLSTGINDNTSMVIKFNDSQATTYLSSSPPELCPEGRTIDVDAIVNVIDSAEKFVYVAVMDYFPTTQFPKSGEHRRYWPVIDDALRRAAFDRRVNVSLLISYWNHTWEDMPKYLKSLAEMRFNGYPKININVKIFEVPAFTEDQKKIPFARVNHNKYMVTDKTAFIGTSNWSADYFIDTGGIGLIVNQNKTQADVRQQVEDIFLRDWNSNYSTNIWDFPFKRHYKNDYHSEL, encoded by the exons ATGGATTCTAATATACAGTACGATATGCCACTGGATCCAGATTTAGTGTtcgggaagaaaaaaaaatcagtgggATTACGAAATGTGTTCTTTGGAATATTATTTGCCTCTACCATTGGAGTAGCAGTGGGACTGGTTGTATATTATTTCGTGGGTTATCAACACAGCAAAAGTGATGACACCCCAAAACCTGTACATGCGGCTCCAGTGTGTCAGGATCAGTGTGT ACTGTCATTGGTGGAGAGCATACCTGTTGGTTTAACATATAAAGCCGGCTCCCCATCACATCCATCAACTTTCTCAGGGTTAATGAACTTGATGGAAGCTGCAACAAAAAGCATAGAGATTGCTTCGTTTTACTGGACTCTGAATGGCTCAGACATAGCTTTCCATGACAATTCCTCTTGGGAG GGAGAAACAGTGTTAAAGACTCTGGCTAAAGCAGGCCATGACAGAAAGATTCCAATTAAAATTGCTCAAAATGAACCTAATGGAGTTAATGCCAACACCGATTATCTTGCaaaatatg CTGGTGCACAAGTAAGAACTTTGAACTTCAAGAAGTGGTTTGGCTCTGGAATTTTGCACACCAAAATGTGGCTGATTGATAGACAGCATTTCTACGTAGGCAGTGCCAACCTCGATTGGAGATCACTTACCCAG gtCAAAGAGCTGGGAGCTGTTGTATACAACTGCAGCTGTCTGGCCAAAGACATGGGGAAGATTTTTGATGTGTACTTGATGTTAGGGGCTCCCAATGCTACCATTCCCCAAAACTGGCCACCCAATTTATCCACTGGAATCAATGACAATACCAGTATGGTGATAAAATTCAATGATTCCCAGGCAACCACTTATCTATCA AGCTCTCCTCCCGAGTTATGCCCAGAAGGGAGAACCATTGATGTAGATGCCATTGTCAATGTTATCGACAGTGCAGAGAAGTTTGTCTATGTGGCAGTCATGGATTATTTTCCAACAACTCAGTTTCCAAAGAGTGGGGAACATAGAAG atattggcCAGTAATTGACGATGCATTGAGAAGAGCGGCCTTTGATAGAAGAGTCAACGTGTCATTGCTGATCAGTTACTGGAATCATACCTGGGAGGATATGCCAAAGTACCTCAAGTCCCTGGCTGAGATGAGGTTTAACGGTTACCCtaagataaatataaatgtg aaaatatttgaGGTTCCAGCCTTCACTGAAGATCAGAAGAAGATCCCTTTTGCTCGCGTCAATCATAATAAGTACATGGTGACTGATAAAACTGCTTTTATAG GTACGTCGAACTGGTCGGCAGATTACTTCATCGACACGGGTGGAATAGGGTTGATCGTCAATCAGAATAAAACTCAAGCAGATGTCAGGCAGCAGGTGGAGGACATTTTCCTGAGAGACTGGAACTCAAACTATTCCACCAATATCTGGGACTTCCCCTTTAAACGTCACTATAAGAATGATTATCATAGTGAACTGTAG